From one Lycorma delicatula isolate Av1 chromosome 2, ASM4794821v1, whole genome shotgun sequence genomic stretch:
- the LOC142319977 gene encoding proton channel OtopLc-like: MQDSSPDLSLKLRRGSSGSRDSFYMDFAQGIDSDIEEVATTSGVLPQECTTDDASTPTATTVKDDTPW, translated from the coding sequence ATGCAGGATAGTTCACCAGATCTTAGTTTAAAGCTGCGACGAGGCTCAAGTGGATCTCGTGATTCTTTTTATATGGACTTTGCTCAGGGTATTGATTCTGATATTGAAGAAGTAGCAACAACCTCAGGTGTTTTGCCACAAGAATGTACTACTGATGATGCTTCAACTCCTACTGCCACAACTGTAAAGGATGATACACCATG